The Acidobacteriota bacterium genome has a window encoding:
- the hybA gene encoding hydrogenase 2 operon protein HybA, whose translation MTVDRRTALKAMAGVGAAAAAGSAVSLEARETRVAPPDALGMLYDATRCIGCKACVVACKDANNMPTDWDPQRLYDYPTDLNGKTKNIIKLYKEGDTISYVKRQCMHCIDPGCVGACMIGALQKRDHGVVTWDGDRCIGCRYCQIACPYEIPKFEWEKAVPRIVKCELCKDRKDKAFNPACCEVCPRQAVVFGKYADLLADAKKRLADAPDRYEPKIFGERDGGGTQVLYLSKAGVPFEALGFPNLGEKPVPETAQKIQHGVYQGFITPAVLYVILGAVIWRNRKGQSAEEAKP comes from the coding sequence ATGACCGTGGACCGACGCACCGCCCTCAAGGCCATGGCCGGGGTGGGCGCGGCCGCGGCCGCGGGAAGCGCCGTCTCTCTGGAAGCCCGCGAAACGCGGGTGGCGCCTCCCGACGCCTTGGGCATGCTGTACGACGCCACGCGCTGCATCGGCTGCAAGGCCTGCGTGGTGGCGTGCAAGGACGCCAACAACATGCCCACGGATTGGGATCCGCAGCGCCTCTACGACTACCCCACGGACCTGAACGGGAAGACGAAGAACATCATCAAACTCTACAAGGAAGGAGACACGATCTCCTATGTGAAGCGCCAGTGCATGCACTGCATCGATCCCGGATGCGTGGGGGCGTGCATGATCGGCGCGCTGCAGAAGCGGGACCACGGCGTGGTGACCTGGGACGGGGACCGCTGCATCGGGTGCCGCTACTGCCAGATCGCCTGCCCCTACGAGATCCCGAAGTTCGAGTGGGAAAAGGCCGTTCCCAGGATCGTCAAGTGCGAGCTGTGCAAGGACCGGAAGGACAAAGCCTTCAACCCCGCGTGCTGCGAGGTCTGCCCGCGGCAGGCGGTGGTCTTCGGAAAGTACGCGGACCTGCTCGCGGACGCGAAGAAACGCCTGGCCGACGCCCCGGACCGCTACGAGCCGAAGATCTTCGGCGAACGCGACGGCGGCGGAACCCAGGTCCTCTACCTGTCCAAGGCCGGCGTGCCCTTCGAAGCCCTCGGCTTCCCGAACCTCGGCGAGAAGCCGGTCCCCGAGACGGCCCAGAAGATCCAGCACGGCGTCTACCAGGGGTTCATCACGCCCGCCGTGCTGTACGTGATCCTCGGCGCCGTGATCTGGCGGAACCGGAAGGGCCAGTCCGCGGAGGAGGCCAAGCCATGA
- a CDS encoding hydrogenase small subunit, with protein sequence MGKPRGIPYDRVRPREGGEDGGGVQRRDFLKTCTLAAASVGLPAWTAKVWAENAAKGLKPSVIWLHFQECTGCTESLLRTSHPKVAELILDLVSLDYCETLLAAAGYQAEEALHAAMEQNAGKYICVIEGSIPVKENGIYCKIGGRTALDIVNDVASKAGALIAIGACASWGGVASADPNPTGATGAPEVLKGKTVVTIPGCPANPYNFLGVALQYATFGTLPALDELGRPKFAYGRVIHEDCPRRPHFDAGRFVQQFGDEAHRLGYCLYKMGCKGPATHANCSLQHFGEVEAWPIGIGHPCVGCTEQSVLWKMPIHSTVEISRPTPPDVYPEIHGKQGKVGAVATGVAGLVGGALIGAGLMAAKKVAAEPEKEK encoded by the coding sequence ATGGGAAAGCCAAGGGGCATACCGTACGATCGTGTCCGGCCGCGTGAGGGCGGCGAAGACGGCGGAGGCGTCCAGCGCAGGGACTTCCTCAAGACCTGCACCCTCGCGGCCGCGTCGGTGGGTCTGCCGGCGTGGACCGCCAAGGTCTGGGCGGAGAACGCCGCCAAGGGACTCAAGCCATCCGTCATCTGGCTGCATTTCCAGGAGTGCACGGGGTGTACGGAATCCCTTTTGAGGACCAGCCACCCCAAGGTCGCGGAGCTCATCCTTGACCTGGTCTCCCTGGACTACTGCGAGACGCTCCTCGCCGCGGCGGGGTACCAGGCGGAGGAGGCGCTTCACGCCGCCATGGAGCAGAACGCGGGCAAATACATCTGCGTCATCGAAGGCTCCATTCCGGTGAAGGAGAACGGCATCTACTGCAAAATCGGCGGGCGCACGGCCCTGGACATCGTGAACGACGTGGCCTCCAAGGCGGGCGCCCTCATCGCCATCGGCGCCTGCGCCTCCTGGGGCGGGGTCGCCTCGGCGGATCCGAATCCGACGGGGGCCACGGGCGCCCCCGAGGTCCTCAAGGGCAAGACCGTGGTCACGATTCCCGGATGCCCCGCGAACCCCTACAACTTCCTCGGCGTGGCCCTTCAGTACGCGACCTTCGGCACGCTCCCGGCTCTGGACGAACTGGGGCGGCCCAAGTTCGCCTACGGGCGGGTCATCCACGAGGACTGCCCGAGGCGGCCCCACTTCGACGCCGGACGCTTCGTGCAGCAGTTCGGAGACGAGGCCCATCGGCTCGGGTACTGCCTCTACAAGATGGGGTGCAAGGGGCCCGCGACGCACGCCAACTGCTCCCTCCAGCACTTCGGCGAGGTGGAGGCGTGGCCCATCGGCATCGGCCACCCCTGCGTGGGGTGCACGGAGCAATCGGTCCTCTGGAAAATGCCGATCCACTCGACGGTGGAGATCTCCCGGCCCACTCCGCCCGACGTCTACCCCGAGATTCACGGCAAGCAGGGCAAGGTCGGCGCGGTGGCCACGGGTGTTGCGGGTCTCGTGGGAGGCGCGCTCATCGGCGCGGGCCTCATGGCCGCCAAGAAGGTGGCCGCCGAACCCGAGAAGGAGAAGTGA
- the hypB gene encoding hydrogenase nickel incorporation protein HypB codes for MCETCGCGLPEEAKHAHEGHGHDHPHREEARLYRSLLEANERQALENREHLLEHRVLAVNLMSGPGSGKTSLIEALARLTAGRWRIGVIEGDLATDRDAARVRALGLPVRQVTTGSTCHLDAAMVHGALHALPLEDLDLLVVENVGNLVCPGLYDLGCHLNGVLLSVTEGDDKVAKYPVAFRHAQFFCITKTDLLPHVDFDVERPKREARLLKGDLKVFACSSRAPESLSGLAAYLEAERKALLG; via the coding sequence ATGTGCGAGACCTGCGGCTGCGGTCTGCCCGAGGAAGCCAAACACGCCCACGAGGGTCACGGCCACGACCATCCGCACCGGGAGGAGGCGCGCCTCTATCGGAGCCTGCTCGAGGCCAACGAGAGGCAGGCCCTTGAAAACCGGGAGCACCTCCTGGAACACCGGGTCCTCGCGGTCAACCTCATGTCCGGCCCGGGATCCGGCAAGACGAGCCTGATCGAAGCCCTGGCCCGGCTCACGGCCGGCCGCTGGCGCATCGGCGTCATCGAAGGCGACCTCGCCACCGACCGCGACGCGGCCCGCGTGCGGGCCCTCGGGCTCCCCGTCCGCCAGGTGACCACGGGATCCACCTGCCACCTCGACGCGGCCATGGTCCACGGGGCCCTCCACGCTCTTCCCCTGGAGGATCTGGACCTCCTGGTGGTGGAAAACGTGGGGAACCTGGTCTGCCCGGGGCTCTACGACCTGGGGTGCCACCTCAACGGCGTCCTCCTTTCCGTGACCGAGGGGGACGACAAGGTGGCCAAGTACCCGGTGGCGTTCCGCCACGCCCAGTTTTTTTGCATCACCAAGACCGACCTTCTCCCCCATGTGGATTTCGACGTGGAGCGGCCCAAGCGGGAGGCGCGCCTCCTCAAGGGTGACCTGAAGGTCTTCGCGTGCTCCTCCCGGGCCCCCGAATCCCTCTCCGGGTTGGCCGCCTACCTGGAGGCCGAAAGGAAGGCCCTCCTCGGGTAG